From a single Metopolophium dirhodum isolate CAU chromosome 6, ASM1992520v1, whole genome shotgun sequence genomic region:
- the LOC132946679 gene encoding cystinosin homolog isoform X1, whose product MAVRPEKFTMRSIARVAFVLIAYSASRACAKFSFNTQDLVLLVNDSATLTLTLTDNVPENTTLILSTNHKDLLTTNISRIEVTNSTGPNVWPVELFGHDAGHDLLKVDAYPSSIKSSDAFVRVTLQHSNELALFSVVVGWIYFVAWSISFYPQMYENWKRKSVVGLNFDFIALNLIGFMLYSMFNVGLWIPEIEKDYSARNPRGLNPVQLNDIFFSIHAVFATFITVTQCYFYEKGDQQVSRTAKSIMSFYGLLIAILLVLVYLQKIVWLDFLYYCSYIKLTITLIKYIPQAVMNYKRKSTIGWSIGNIFLDFTGGLLSILQMIINAYNYNDWASVFGDPTKFGLGLLSVIFDILFFLQHYVFYSGVNYAEFENCNVVEVENDEVTNSEEHTKPTDKPDDQIC is encoded by the exons ATGGCAGTCCGACCTGAGAAATTCACCATGAGGAGCATTGCTCGAGTAGCGTTCGTCCTGATCGCCTACA GTGCATCCCGTGCATGTGCGAAATTTTCATTCAATACCCAGGATTTGGTATTGTTGGTGAATGATTCAGCAACGCTCACATTGACCTTAAC GGACAATGTACCAGAAAATACCACATTAATCCTCAGCACTAATCATAAAGACTTACTGACGACAAATATTTCAAGAATAGAAGTCACCAATTCTACAGGTCCAAATGTATGGCCAGTAGAGTTGTTTGGTCATGATGCCGGCCACGATTTATTAAAAGTTGATGCTTATCCTTCTTCCATAAA aTCCAGTGATGCTTTTGTGCGAGTCACTCTGCAACATTCTAATGAATTGGCTTTATTCAGTGTTGTTGTTGGATGGATTTATTTTGTTGCATGGTCAATATCATTCTATCCTCAAATGTATGAAAACTGGAAACGTAAAAG tGTTGTGGGTTTAAACTTTGACTTCATTGCATTGAACTTGATTGGATTTATGTTATATTCGATGTTCAATGTTGGTCTATGGATACCTGAAATTGAA AAAGACTACTCTGCCCGAAATCCTCGTGGACTAAATCCAGTTCAATTAAACGACATATTCTTTTCTATTCATGCTGTATTTGCTACTTTCATAACTGTGACccaatgttatttttatgag AAAGGTGATCAACAAGTTTCTCGGACAGCGAAATCAATCATGTCCTTTTACGGATTGCTAATAGCCATACTATTAGTTCTAGTATATTTACAAAAGATAGTATGGCTGGACTTCCTTTATTATTGCTCATATATCAAGTTGACCATAACACTCATCAAATACATTCCACAA gCGGTAATGAATTACAAGCGTAAGAGTACAATTGGTTGGAGTATCGGCAACATATTCTTAGATTTCACAGGAGGATTACTTAGTATATTGCAGATGATTATCAACGCATATAACTACA atGATTGGGCCTCAGTGTTTGGCGATCCGACCAAATTTGGTTTGGGTTTGCTGTCAGTGATTTTTGAcatattgtttttcttacaACATTATGTATTCTACAG tggaGTTAACTATGcagaatttgaaaattgtaatgtgGTAGAAGTGGAGAATGATGAGGTTACTAATTCAGAAGAGCACACTAAACCAACTGATAAACCAGATGACCagatatgttaa
- the LOC132946679 gene encoding cystinosin homolog isoform X2 produces the protein MAVRPEKFTMRSIARVAFVLIAYSASRACAKFSFNTQDLVLLVNDSATLTLTLTDNVPENTTLILSTNHKDLLTTNISRIEVTNSTGPNVWPVELFGHDAGHDLLKVDAYPSSIKSSDAFVRVTLQHSNELALFSVVVGWIYFVAWSISFYPQMYENWKRKSVVGLNFDFIALNLIGFMLYSMFNVGLWIPEIEKDYSARNPRGLNPVQLNDIFFSIHAVFATFITVTQCYFYEKGDQQVSRTAKSIMSFYGLLIAILLVLVYLQKIVWLDFLYYCSYIKLTITLIKYIPQAVMNYKRKSTIGWSIGNIFLDFTGGLLSILQMIINAYNYNDWASVFGDPTKFGLGLLSVIFDILFFLQHYVFYSHRLLFEKKSNKIWKM, from the exons ATGGCAGTCCGACCTGAGAAATTCACCATGAGGAGCATTGCTCGAGTAGCGTTCGTCCTGATCGCCTACA GTGCATCCCGTGCATGTGCGAAATTTTCATTCAATACCCAGGATTTGGTATTGTTGGTGAATGATTCAGCAACGCTCACATTGACCTTAAC GGACAATGTACCAGAAAATACCACATTAATCCTCAGCACTAATCATAAAGACTTACTGACGACAAATATTTCAAGAATAGAAGTCACCAATTCTACAGGTCCAAATGTATGGCCAGTAGAGTTGTTTGGTCATGATGCCGGCCACGATTTATTAAAAGTTGATGCTTATCCTTCTTCCATAAA aTCCAGTGATGCTTTTGTGCGAGTCACTCTGCAACATTCTAATGAATTGGCTTTATTCAGTGTTGTTGTTGGATGGATTTATTTTGTTGCATGGTCAATATCATTCTATCCTCAAATGTATGAAAACTGGAAACGTAAAAG tGTTGTGGGTTTAAACTTTGACTTCATTGCATTGAACTTGATTGGATTTATGTTATATTCGATGTTCAATGTTGGTCTATGGATACCTGAAATTGAA AAAGACTACTCTGCCCGAAATCCTCGTGGACTAAATCCAGTTCAATTAAACGACATATTCTTTTCTATTCATGCTGTATTTGCTACTTTCATAACTGTGACccaatgttatttttatgag AAAGGTGATCAACAAGTTTCTCGGACAGCGAAATCAATCATGTCCTTTTACGGATTGCTAATAGCCATACTATTAGTTCTAGTATATTTACAAAAGATAGTATGGCTGGACTTCCTTTATTATTGCTCATATATCAAGTTGACCATAACACTCATCAAATACATTCCACAA gCGGTAATGAATTACAAGCGTAAGAGTACAATTGGTTGGAGTATCGGCAACATATTCTTAGATTTCACAGGAGGATTACTTAGTATATTGCAGATGATTATCAACGCATATAACTACA atGATTGGGCCTCAGTGTTTGGCGATCCGACCAAATTTGGTTTGGGTTTGCTGTCAGTGATTTTTGAcatattgtttttcttacaACATTATGTATTCTACAG CCACCGTCTGCTTTTTGAGAAAAAATCAAATAAGATTTGGAAAATGTAA
- the LOC132946679 gene encoding cystinosin homolog isoform X3, translated as MAVRPEKFTMRSIARVAFVLIAYSASRACAKFSFNTQDLVLLVNDSATLTLTLTDNVPENTTLILSTNHKDLLTTNISRIEVTNSTGPNVWPVELFGHDAGHDLLKVDAYPSSIKSSDAFVRVTLQHSNELALFSVVVGWIYFVAWSISFYPQMYENWKRKSVVGLNFDFIALNLIGFMLYSMFNVGLWIPEIEKDYSARNPRGLNPVQLNDIFFSIHAVFATFITVTQCYFYEKGDQQVSRTAKSIMSFYGLLIAILLVLVYLQKIVWLDFLYYCSYIKLTITLIKYIPQAVMNYKRKSTIGWSIGNIFLDFTGGLLSILQMIINAYNYNDWASVFGDPTKFGLGLLSVIFDILFFLQHYVFYSPKSSKIYDLTGCT; from the exons ATGGCAGTCCGACCTGAGAAATTCACCATGAGGAGCATTGCTCGAGTAGCGTTCGTCCTGATCGCCTACA GTGCATCCCGTGCATGTGCGAAATTTTCATTCAATACCCAGGATTTGGTATTGTTGGTGAATGATTCAGCAACGCTCACATTGACCTTAAC GGACAATGTACCAGAAAATACCACATTAATCCTCAGCACTAATCATAAAGACTTACTGACGACAAATATTTCAAGAATAGAAGTCACCAATTCTACAGGTCCAAATGTATGGCCAGTAGAGTTGTTTGGTCATGATGCCGGCCACGATTTATTAAAAGTTGATGCTTATCCTTCTTCCATAAA aTCCAGTGATGCTTTTGTGCGAGTCACTCTGCAACATTCTAATGAATTGGCTTTATTCAGTGTTGTTGTTGGATGGATTTATTTTGTTGCATGGTCAATATCATTCTATCCTCAAATGTATGAAAACTGGAAACGTAAAAG tGTTGTGGGTTTAAACTTTGACTTCATTGCATTGAACTTGATTGGATTTATGTTATATTCGATGTTCAATGTTGGTCTATGGATACCTGAAATTGAA AAAGACTACTCTGCCCGAAATCCTCGTGGACTAAATCCAGTTCAATTAAACGACATATTCTTTTCTATTCATGCTGTATTTGCTACTTTCATAACTGTGACccaatgttatttttatgag AAAGGTGATCAACAAGTTTCTCGGACAGCGAAATCAATCATGTCCTTTTACGGATTGCTAATAGCCATACTATTAGTTCTAGTATATTTACAAAAGATAGTATGGCTGGACTTCCTTTATTATTGCTCATATATCAAGTTGACCATAACACTCATCAAATACATTCCACAA gCGGTAATGAATTACAAGCGTAAGAGTACAATTGGTTGGAGTATCGGCAACATATTCTTAGATTTCACAGGAGGATTACTTAGTATATTGCAGATGATTATCAACGCATATAACTACA atGATTGGGCCTCAGTGTTTGGCGATCCGACCAAATTTGGTTTGGGTTTGCTGTCAGTGATTTTTGAcatattgtttttcttacaACATTATGTATTCTACAG tcCGAAGAGTTCGAAAATATATGATCTCACAGGTTGCAcgtaa